A window of the Thalassospira indica genome harbors these coding sequences:
- a CDS encoding transketolase, with translation MSVQDSAPEIGEIIEASSTADINANDLEMLGLLEKKVRWLSSWTIHNANHLRPKRDGIKVGGHQASCASMTTLMTALYFNVLRPQDRVAVKPHASPVFHAINYLLGRQTKEKLENFRSFGGAQSYPSRTKDGDQVDFSTGSVGLGAAVTNFAALTQDYLRYKDMLPKDETPGRMVALVGDAELDEGNIYEALLDTWKHDIRNVWWVIDYNRQSLDGMIDAHLFRIIGRFFRAVGWNVITIKYGRKLHDAFAKPGGKSLKKWLNDVPNDIYSALTFQGGAAWRKQITSDMDGDNALASLLGDYDDDQLHDLMTNLGGHCMEAVLSAFDAVPNDKPTVFIAYTVKGYGTPLQGHKDNHAGLMNVPQMDAFKLQNNVADGQEWDLAAGLDISADQMRDYIAKAPFNDDAPRNKSAKHITIPEMPYARTETSSTQEVFGKILNELAKMKRSDLSDRIVTTSPDVTVSTNLGGFVNQRGLFGREELADEFKERKVPSAQKWIRSPSGQHVELGIAENNLFLNLAALGLSHSLFGERLFPIGTLYDPFIARGLDALNYACYQDARFMVVATPSGITLAPEGGAHQSISTPMIGMGQPGLTSFEPSFGDELAAIMGWSFEHMQDPDGGSIYLRLSTKPLSQPERDLSESEKTEIISGGYWLRKPGEDCKMAIAYCGAMAPEAIAAWEKLSDDHPGLGLLAVTSTDRLYNEWQDLERARLEGKADGKMAHVENLLKPLASDARLVTVIDGHPAALAWLGGVRGHAVAPLGVNAFGQCGDSIALYDHYQIGTEAILRAAKRWD, from the coding sequence ATGTCAGTACAGGATAGCGCACCGGAAATCGGTGAAATCATCGAAGCAAGCAGCACGGCCGATATCAATGCCAATGATCTTGAGATGCTTGGCCTGCTTGAAAAGAAAGTGCGCTGGCTGTCAAGCTGGACAATCCATAATGCCAACCATCTGCGCCCCAAGCGCGACGGCATCAAGGTTGGCGGACATCAGGCCAGCTGTGCGTCGATGACCACACTGATGACAGCCCTTTATTTCAATGTTCTGCGTCCGCAGGACCGGGTTGCGGTCAAGCCGCATGCAAGCCCGGTATTTCACGCGATTAACTATCTGCTTGGCCGTCAGACCAAGGAAAAGCTTGAAAACTTCCGCTCGTTCGGTGGTGCGCAATCCTATCCGTCAAGGACCAAGGATGGCGATCAGGTTGATTTCTCGACCGGCTCCGTCGGCCTTGGTGCGGCGGTGACGAACTTTGCCGCCCTGACGCAAGATTACCTGCGCTACAAGGACATGCTGCCCAAGGATGAAACGCCCGGTCGCATGGTCGCCCTTGTGGGGGATGCGGAACTTGATGAAGGCAACATCTATGAGGCGCTGCTTGATACCTGGAAGCATGATATTCGCAATGTCTGGTGGGTGATTGATTACAACCGCCAAAGCCTTGATGGCATGATTGATGCCCATTTGTTCCGCATCATTGGCCGGTTTTTCCGGGCGGTTGGCTGGAACGTCATTACCATCAAATATGGCCGCAAGCTGCATGATGCCTTTGCCAAACCGGGCGGGAAATCGCTTAAGAAATGGCTCAATGATGTACCGAATGACATCTATTCCGCGCTGACCTTCCAGGGTGGGGCGGCATGGCGCAAACAGATTACATCGGACATGGACGGCGACAATGCGCTGGCAAGCCTGCTGGGTGATTATGACGATGATCAGCTCCATGACCTGATGACCAATCTGGGCGGCCATTGCATGGAAGCGGTGCTGAGTGCCTTTGATGCCGTTCCCAATGACAAGCCGACCGTCTTTATCGCCTATACCGTCAAGGGCTATGGCACGCCGCTTCAGGGGCATAAGGACAACCATGCCGGCCTTATGAATGTGCCGCAGATGGATGCCTTCAAGCTGCAAAACAACGTTGCCGACGGTCAGGAATGGGATCTTGCTGCGGGCCTTGATATCAGTGCTGATCAGATGCGTGATTACATCGCCAAGGCACCGTTTAACGATGATGCCCCGCGCAACAAATCGGCCAAACACATCACCATCCCGGAAATGCCTTACGCGCGGACGGAAACGTCCAGTACGCAGGAAGTCTTTGGCAAGATCCTGAATGAACTGGCCAAGATGAAAAGAAGCGACCTTTCCGATCGTATCGTGACAACGTCGCCCGACGTGACGGTGTCAACCAACCTTGGCGGGTTTGTGAATCAGCGTGGCCTGTTTGGCCGCGAAGAACTGGCTGATGAATTCAAGGAACGCAAGGTTCCCTCGGCTCAGAAATGGATCAGATCGCCAAGTGGTCAGCATGTTGAGCTGGGCATTGCCGAAAACAACCTGTTTCTTAATCTCGCGGCTTTGGGCCTGTCACACAGCTTGTTTGGCGAACGCCTGTTCCCGATCGGCACCCTTTATGATCCGTTCATTGCGCGCGGCCTCGATGCGCTGAATTACGCGTGTTATCAGGATGCGCGTTTCATGGTGGTTGCAACGCCAAGTGGCATCACGCTGGCCCCGGAAGGCGGCGCGCACCAGTCGATATCAACGCCGATGATCGGCATGGGTCAGCCGGGCCTGACCAGTTTCGAACCCAGCTTCGGCGATGAGCTGGCCGCCATCATGGGCTGGTCGTTTGAACATATGCAGGACCCGGACGGTGGATCGATTTACCTGCGTTTGTCGACCAAGCCGCTGTCGCAGCCGGAACGAGACCTGTCAGAGTCTGAGAAGACCGAAATTATTTCGGGTGGCTATTGGCTGCGCAAGCCGGGCGAAGACTGCAAGATGGCGATTGCCTATTGCGGCGCCATGGCACCAGAGGCGATTGCGGCGTGGGAAAAGCTGTCGGATGATCATCCGGGCCTTGGCCTGCTTGCCGTCACCTCGACCGATCGTCTTTATAACGAATGGCAGGATCTTGAACGCGCGCGTCTTGAAGGCAAGGCCGATGGCAAAATGGCCCACGTGGAAAACCTGCTGAAACCGCTGGCATCCGATGCCCGGCTTGTCACCGTGATTGACGGCCATCCGGCGGCCCTTGCATGGCTTGGCGGTGTGCGTGGTCATGCGGTCGCCCCGCTGGGTGTGAATGCCTTTGGCCAGTGCGGTGATAGCATCGCGCTTTATGATCACTACCAGATCGGCACGGAGGCCATCCTGCGCGCGGCGAAACGCTGGGATTGA
- a CDS encoding M48 family metalloprotease, translated as MADNTPQLPDFIQRFLAIQPGGVSHAGGLMACMIGVLAACAWMLGGISMMISAGIAVALMLVLSPMISPEILMKMLRASPLSGEDYPAIHEMSRLLSERAELGHKPKLFLLPGKGVNAITTGTDDNTTIAISSDAVHGLSPRQMRAILAHEVAHAWHGDTRILLITDVLYRATWTIALFGLAIFIFGDFNPPAWMIILFGAVPTISFLFQRAVIRDREFAADHGASDLLNGPEDMIDALLHIDQINRKRLGLVPYRSTQPPSLLDTHPSVVARIKALRALKPGTWQKFFENRRMPPQ; from the coding sequence ATGGCTGACAACACGCCGCAGCTTCCCGACTTCATTCAACGCTTTCTGGCCATTCAGCCCGGTGGAGTCTCCCACGCGGGCGGGCTGATGGCCTGCATGATCGGCGTGCTTGCCGCCTGTGCATGGATGCTGGGCGGGATATCGATGATGATTTCGGCCGGCATTGCCGTTGCCCTGATGCTGGTACTTTCACCGATGATCTCGCCAGAAATCCTGATGAAGATGCTGCGCGCCAGTCCGCTTTCGGGGGAAGATTATCCCGCCATCCATGAAATGAGTCGCCTGCTTTCCGAACGCGCGGAACTTGGTCACAAACCAAAATTGTTCCTGCTGCCGGGTAAGGGCGTTAATGCCATCACGACCGGCACGGACGACAACACCACGATTGCGATTTCAAGCGACGCTGTTCATGGCCTGTCTCCGCGCCAGATGCGCGCCATTTTGGCCCATGAAGTGGCGCATGCCTGGCATGGCGATACCCGTATTTTGCTGATTACCGATGTGCTTTATCGCGCAACATGGACCATCGCGCTGTTTGGTCTTGCGATCTTTATCTTTGGCGATTTCAATCCACCCGCCTGGATGATTATCCTGTTTGGCGCGGTGCCGACGATCAGCTTCCTGTTCCAGCGCGCGGTCATCCGCGACCGTGAATTTGCCGCCGATCACGGTGCAAGCGACCTTCTGAACGGCCCGGAAGACATGATTGATGCCCTGCTTCACATCGATCAGATCAATCGCAAACGTCTGGGTCTTGTGCCCTATCGCAGCACCCAACCACCCAGCCTGCTTGATACCCATCCGTCAGTTGTCGCGCGGATCAAGGCATTGCGTGCGCTTAAGCCCGGCACATGGCAGAAATTCTTTGAAAACCGGCGCATGCCGCCGCAATAA
- a CDS encoding HPP family protein: MKNRSLKGLYPAMPFGTPIEAARAGGGALIGLGLAGFLLSVPELQGAGLYLIAPFGATSVLLFAVPNSPLAQPWSAIVGNSVAAIAGVAVCMMVDDPVLRVALAVGLGISAMIVARAVHPPGGAVAMVAALNPDMIADLGFRFAVTPVAVVTAILVLVAIAYARLTGRTYPFRHFDDKGLHRTADRAPIERLGLDEDELNAILQQYSQSLNLGIEDLARLIGAAELQAASHRTGPMTARDIMSRDLVTVEAETPLGEVADLFRKHGFTSLPVIGADGQFIGVIFQIHLIRRAREDALRLDRGLLSAMSRLVDRKREAPVRAMEIMSVTEPRATPDTPIAALLPLMADGACDAVPVLDYGKIIGIVTRTDLIAAMAHASITTD, from the coding sequence ATGAAAAACAGAAGTCTTAAAGGGCTTTATCCGGCGATGCCGTTTGGCACACCGATTGAGGCCGCGCGCGCCGGCGGCGGGGCCCTGATTGGACTGGGGCTGGCAGGTTTTTTGCTGTCAGTACCCGAGTTGCAAGGCGCAGGTCTTTATCTGATTGCGCCATTCGGTGCGACATCCGTCTTGTTGTTCGCAGTACCCAACAGTCCACTTGCGCAGCCATGGTCCGCGATTGTTGGTAACAGCGTTGCCGCGATTGCCGGGGTGGCTGTGTGCATGATGGTTGATGATCCTGTGCTTCGGGTTGCGTTGGCGGTCGGGCTGGGCATTTCAGCGATGATTGTCGCACGGGCGGTTCATCCGCCTGGTGGTGCGGTTGCGATGGTCGCTGCCTTGAACCCGGATATGATCGCGGATCTCGGCTTTCGCTTCGCCGTGACGCCGGTTGCTGTTGTGACAGCAATTCTGGTTCTGGTCGCGATTGCCTATGCCCGTTTGACCGGGCGCACATATCCATTCCGCCATTTCGATGACAAAGGTTTGCACCGGACGGCAGATCGTGCACCAATCGAACGGCTTGGCCTTGATGAGGATGAGCTAAACGCGATCCTGCAGCAATACAGCCAGTCGCTTAACCTTGGTATTGAAGACCTTGCGCGTTTGATCGGTGCGGCTGAATTGCAGGCGGCGTCGCATCGCACCGGGCCGATGACCGCGCGTGATATCATGTCGCGCGATCTTGTGACTGTTGAGGCGGAAACACCCCTTGGTGAGGTGGCCGACCTTTTTCGCAAGCATGGCTTTACCTCCTTGCCAGTGATTGGCGCGGACGGCCAGTTCATTGGTGTGATCTTTCAAATTCATCTGATCCGCCGCGCACGTGAGGATGCATTGCGTCTGGATCGTGGGTTGTTATCGGCGATGTCGCGTCTGGTTGATCGCAAGCGTGAAGCGCCTGTCCGGGCGATGGAAATCATGTCTGTCACGGAACCACGTGCCACGCCCGATACACCAATTGCGGCGTTGCTACCGCTGATGGCGGATGGCGCTTGTGATGCCGTTCCTGTTCTTGATTATGGAAAAATCATTGGCATTGTGACCCGAACTGATTTGATCGCCGCCATGGCCCATGCAAGCATTACTACCGATTGA
- a CDS encoding HNH endonuclease signature motif containing protein, whose amino-acid sequence MAIPGNSDRSDLGKCAICGRAMIAGPSVDRHHWHPKSQGGTETEWLHRVCHRMIHRLFDEATLARDYNSPDKLLAHPDIIKFVKWVRKKPVDYVDWPESAGRYGRNRGKRR is encoded by the coding sequence ATGGCAATACCGGGAAATTCTGATCGTTCTGACCTTGGGAAATGCGCGATCTGTGGTCGGGCGATGATCGCAGGTCCCAGTGTTGATCGCCATCACTGGCACCCGAAATCACAGGGCGGGACCGAAACCGAATGGCTGCACCGCGTTTGCCATCGCATGATCCACCGCCTGTTTGACGAAGCCACCCTTGCGCGCGACTATAACAGCCCCGACAAGTTGCTTGCCCATCCCGACATCATCAAGTTCGTCAAATGGGTGCGCAAGAAACCGGTTGATTATGTCGACTGGCCGGAAAGTGCCGGTCGATATGGCCGCAATCGCGGCAAACGCCGCTAG
- a CDS encoding type I secretion system permease/ATPase, with translation MGLLDKIRPTRKSDAGREGDRTPLERLFWRSIALVGGFSMVINLLNMVIPIYSMQVFDRVLSSRSVDTLALLTLGIGLVLVFIASMEQLRSRVLIRVGTALDLRLGGELFAHVVQQSARGSQMRQRPLRDLYGLRGFLTGSGPFALIDFMWAPVYIGVVFIFDTRLGMVACGGALLLIVIAIANEAAAKISVDRSEESQNRGIAQEETYVRNAEAMEAMGMTQSARQRWQADQSDSLYWEGQASRRVGTSTTLSHFVRLAMQVCFIGVGAYLVLSESITIGIMVASMILGMRGLAPFDGAVTAWRSWNAARSSFERLNNILLEKRQTVPAPMPRGRGMAVSVDRLVFAPPNSRNVLFKGFSFKAGPGQIIAIAGFNGVGKTALLKLIMGIWLPGSGSVKLDDVEASRADRTEMGAQIGYLAQNPFLFPGTIAENIARLGNAEMRDIIQAAELAGAHQFILDLPDGYDTRVDRGGRNLSGGQRQLIALAAALFSRPRLLLLDEPTTALDDNGVTHISELIDVLRRNGITTFIVSHEREILARADAILALADGQIQVVPVKGGAKSAVSKPAPESGQIARGLPPMSRPAEPMADALPSDGQMRITPKQIAVPNPDAPRPIVEKNTAPNTHPAAAMSTPEPEVGIEETPEIADFGATGEAGSGRAQAAKQAAGIAKTEMKPQPTPGGTMMTMRPVSKKQAATNDATRKDPPARASREARPASAADLAPKRAATKPQAQPERAAQSARKPAPQRKMSEAEAIAKAREEAAMRMRKVREDAERAAAARAPRRKPAEAEDRPMDRAQPSAQNARRGRPQLRVVEGSAERRQGGA, from the coding sequence ATGGGCCTGTTGGATAAAATCCGACCAACCCGCAAATCGGATGCGGGACGCGAAGGGGATCGTACCCCGCTGGAACGGTTGTTCTGGCGGTCGATTGCGCTTGTCGGCGGATTCTCGATGGTGATCAACCTGCTGAACATGGTGATCCCGATCTATTCCATGCAGGTATTTGACCGGGTTCTTTCCAGCCGGTCGGTGGATACGCTGGCCCTCCTTACCCTTGGTATCGGTCTTGTTCTGGTCTTCATCGCCTCGATGGAACAGCTGCGATCACGGGTTTTGATCCGGGTCGGGACGGCACTTGATCTGCGTCTGGGTGGGGAGCTGTTTGCCCACGTCGTGCAGCAATCCGCACGCGGCAGCCAGATGCGCCAGCGACCTTTGCGCGATTTGTATGGCTTGCGCGGGTTTCTGACCGGCAGTGGTCCGTTTGCCCTGATCGATTTCATGTGGGCGCCGGTCTATATCGGGGTCGTGTTCATTTTCGATACCCGCCTTGGCATGGTGGCATGCGGCGGGGCGTTGTTGTTGATCGTGATTGCGATTGCCAACGAAGCTGCCGCCAAGATTTCTGTCGATCGGTCCGAGGAAAGCCAGAACCGCGGTATTGCGCAGGAAGAAACCTATGTCCGCAATGCCGAGGCGATGGAAGCGATGGGCATGACCCAGTCCGCCCGTCAGCGCTGGCAAGCGGATCAATCAGATTCGCTTTATTGGGAAGGGCAGGCCAGTCGCCGGGTTGGCACATCGACCACGTTATCGCATTTTGTCCGCCTTGCCATGCAGGTCTGCTTTATCGGGGTTGGCGCCTATTTAGTCCTGTCCGAAAGCATCACGATCGGCATCATGGTTGCATCCATGATTCTTGGCATGCGCGGTCTGGCACCATTTGATGGCGCAGTGACAGCATGGCGCAGCTGGAATGCAGCACGCAGTTCGTTTGAACGTCTTAATAATATCCTGCTTGAAAAACGCCAGACAGTCCCGGCCCCGATGCCGCGTGGGCGGGGGATGGCGGTCAGTGTGGATCGGCTTGTCTTTGCGCCGCCCAACAGCCGCAATGTGCTTTTCAAGGGATTCTCGTTCAAGGCCGGACCGGGGCAGATTATCGCAATCGCCGGGTTTAACGGGGTCGGCAAGACCGCGCTTTTGAAGCTGATCATGGGCATCTGGTTGCCGGGGTCGGGGTCGGTGAAGCTTGATGATGTTGAAGCATCCCGCGCAGATCGCACCGAAATGGGTGCTCAGATCGGTTATCTGGCGCAAAACCCGTTCCTGTTTCCCGGAACAATTGCCGAAAACATTGCCCGTCTTGGTAATGCGGAAATGCGCGATATCATTCAGGCTGCTGAATTGGCTGGTGCGCATCAGTTCATTCTGGATTTGCCAGATGGTTATGATACGCGGGTTGATCGTGGGGGGCGCAATCTTTCGGGCGGACAGCGGCAATTGATCGCACTCGCCGCTGCCCTGTTTTCGCGTCCGCGTTTGTTGTTGCTTGATGAGCCGACAACCGCCCTTGATGACAATGGCGTTACCCATATCAGCGAACTGATCGACGTTTTGCGCCGCAACGGCATTACGACCTTTATCGTCAGCCACGAACGCGAAATTCTGGCACGCGCCGATGCCATTCTGGCACTGGCGGACGGGCAAATTCAGGTTGTGCCGGTCAAGGGTGGCGCGAAATCAGCAGTATCAAAACCGGCTCCGGAAAGTGGTCAAATTGCACGTGGCCTGCCACCAATGTCCCGCCCGGCCGAGCCAATGGCCGACGCGTTGCCATCTGATGGTCAAATGCGCATCACCCCCAAACAGATTGCCGTGCCCAACCCTGACGCACCGCGCCCGATTGTTGAGAAAAACACGGCCCCCAATACCCATCCGGCAGCAGCCATGAGCACGCCGGAACCTGAAGTCGGGATCGAGGAAACACCAGAGATCGCGGATTTCGGTGCCACCGGCGAAGCAGGTTCTGGTCGCGCACAAGCCGCAAAGCAGGCGGCAGGTATCGCCAAGACAGAAATGAAACCCCAGCCGACCCCGGGTGGCACGATGATGACCATGCGCCCGGTCAGCAAGAAACAAGCTGCGACAAATGACGCAACCCGCAAGGACCCACCGGCCCGCGCATCGCGTGAAGCCCGACCGGCCAGTGCCGCCGATCTTGCGCCCAAGCGCGCCGCGACCAAACCACAGGCCCAGCCGGAACGAGCAGCGCAATCGGCCCGCAAGCCTGCGCCACAGCGCAAAATGAGTGAAGCCGAGGCCATCGCCAAAGCCCGCGAAGAAGCCGCGATGCGCATGCGCAAAGTGCGTGAGGATGCCGAACGTGCCGCTGCTGCGCGCGCACCGCGCCGCAAACCGGCCGAGGCAGAGGATCGCCCGATGGACCGCGCACAACCAAGTGCACAAAATGCCCGTCGCGGTCGTCCGCAATTGCGTGTGGTTGAAGGATCGGCTGAACGTCGACAGGGTGGTGCCTGA
- a CDS encoding MarC family protein, whose amino-acid sequence MLDMLNDLIPVFVTLFVIIDPLGLVPVFIVLTQGTSATHRRRMAIRACLTSFFILAAFALIGEGLLGIFGIHMPAFRIAGGTLLFLIALEMLFEKRSQKRNQRAEQVHQELEEDHEAEKPKAKPKASPAKSNGDVTIPDDEADDVSIFPMSIPFLSGPGAIASVMLLMGKFEDNIAMQASVIGVVAVVMVIAFVFFLLANVVAKRLSPTVATVVSRLLGMILAALAVQFIIDGIKQAFF is encoded by the coding sequence ATGCTTGATATGCTAAATGATCTGATCCCGGTCTTTGTCACATTGTTCGTGATCATTGACCCGCTGGGTCTGGTGCCGGTTTTCATCGTCCTGACACAGGGCACAAGTGCCACCCATCGCAGACGGATGGCGATCCGTGCCTGTTTGACCAGCTTCTTTATCCTCGCGGCCTTTGCCCTGATCGGCGAAGGGTTACTGGGCATCTTTGGCATTCACATGCCCGCCTTCCGGATTGCCGGGGGCACGTTGCTGTTTTTGATCGCGCTTGAAATGCTGTTTGAAAAGCGCAGCCAGAAACGCAACCAGCGCGCCGAACAGGTCCATCAGGAACTCGAAGAAGATCACGAAGCCGAAAAGCCCAAGGCAAAACCCAAAGCAAGCCCGGCCAAATCAAACGGCGACGTCACCATCCCCGACGATGAGGCCGATGATGTCTCGATCTTCCCGATGTCGATCCCGTTCCTGTCCGGCCCCGGCGCCATCGCATCCGTGATGCTTTTGATGGGCAAGTTCGAAGACAATATCGCCATGCAGGCCAGCGTCATTGGTGTGGTCGCCGTGGTGATGGTCATCGCCTTTGTCTTCTTCCTGCTGGCAAACGTGGTTGCCAAACGCCTCAGTCCGACCGTTGCCACCGTTGTATCACGCCTGCTGGGTATGATCCTTGCCGCGCTTGCGGTCCAGTTCATCATCGATGGCATAAAGCAGGCGTTTTTCTAG
- a CDS encoding substrate-binding periplasmic protein, translated as MIVTACLFGGIPAHAQSASANDPRVVRIPMDTPSEFCRGEITWEAHREYHIDLLRLALRLSGHNATLVPICMDYPTEDRRIPMLEAADQFDTVFFGTNAEREERLLAVYIPIYLGTTGLRLFMLHKDLKEPFSQIETIDDLRKLSMGQGLGWPDNEILTDSGFDVVSGRYRTLHRMLDARRFDLYPRAYWQIAGEWNWMKWEAPGIEIAQKTALYYPQPIYFFVSPKNPDLRDIIETGLKRAFSNGMMLDLLKTHRDTAPSFSQIDLHDLKVMRIENKHLSDRSREAMAQYSLFD; from the coding sequence ATGATCGTCACTGCGTGCCTGTTTGGTGGCATCCCCGCCCATGCGCAGTCGGCATCCGCCAATGACCCGCGCGTCGTGCGCATCCCGATGGATACACCATCGGAATTTTGCCGCGGCGAGATCACCTGGGAAGCACACCGGGAATATCACATCGATCTGTTGCGATTGGCCCTGAGACTGAGCGGGCACAACGCCACCCTTGTGCCGATATGCATGGATTACCCGACCGAAGACCGGCGTATTCCCATGCTCGAAGCCGCAGACCAGTTCGACACGGTTTTCTTTGGCACCAATGCAGAGCGCGAAGAAAGGCTGCTTGCGGTCTATATCCCGATCTATCTTGGCACCACCGGTTTGCGGCTGTTCATGCTGCATAAAGACCTCAAAGAACCGTTCAGTCAGATTGAGACGATTGACGACCTCAGGAAACTTTCCATGGGTCAGGGACTTGGATGGCCAGACAACGAGATTTTGACCGATAGCGGCTTTGACGTCGTTAGCGGACGTTACAGAACGCTTCATCGTATGCTCGACGCAAGGCGGTTTGATCTTTATCCGCGTGCCTACTGGCAGATTGCCGGCGAATGGAACTGGATGAAGTGGGAAGCACCCGGTATCGAAATTGCCCAAAAAACAGCACTTTATTACCCGCAGCCAATCTATTTCTTTGTCAGCCCCAAAAATCCTGATCTGCGCGACATCATCGAAACCGGTCTTAAGCGCGCCTTTTCAAACGGCATGATGCTGGATCTTTTGAAAACCCATCGCGATACCGCACCGTCATTCTCGCAAATTGATTTACACGATCTGAAAGTCATGCGGATCGAGAATAAACACCTGTCAGACCGATCGCGCGAAGCAATGGCTCAATACAGTCTGTTTGACTAA
- a CDS encoding Ldh family oxidoreductase, translating into MTETVTLTIEQAEKLSLAVLEDNGFGEEHAGAIMRSVVAAQIDECHSHGLYRLMGCVQTARNGGLDTHVLPEIIDQAPAVTRVNAHKGCSLLGFEMGLPKLVEKARHCGISVLAINNCFHFSALWPEVEQISAHGLVGMAMTPTHAFVAPAGGTKPLLGTNPIAFSWPRPGKTPYTFDFATSMIARGEIELHRRAGKAIPEGWAIDTNGAPTTDAAKALEGAMLTFGGHKGSALSTMIGLLAGPLIGDVLGHETYAASEDAPGKPHHGEMIIAFSPETFLGADAQQHLDHAEELFDEIVKQGARLPSQRRFAARERSHKNGVTIPRALHDELLALTAPQ; encoded by the coding sequence ATGACTGAGACTGTTACACTGACAATCGAACAGGCTGAAAAGCTAAGCCTTGCCGTGCTGGAGGACAATGGCTTTGGCGAAGAACATGCAGGTGCCATCATGCGCAGCGTGGTTGCCGCCCAGATTGATGAGTGCCATTCGCATGGGCTTTATCGTCTGATGGGTTGTGTGCAAACCGCCCGCAATGGCGGGCTTGATACCCATGTTCTGCCGGAAATTATCGATCAGGCGCCAGCCGTCACGCGGGTAAATGCGCATAAGGGATGCTCGCTTCTGGGTTTTGAAATGGGCTTGCCGAAGCTTGTTGAAAAGGCGCGACACTGTGGGATTTCGGTTCTGGCGATCAATAACTGTTTCCATTTTTCAGCGTTGTGGCCGGAAGTCGAACAGATATCGGCCCATGGTCTGGTGGGGATGGCCATGACGCCAACCCATGCCTTTGTCGCACCTGCTGGCGGAACCAAGCCGCTTTTGGGTACCAACCCGATTGCCTTTTCATGGCCGCGTCCGGGAAAGACGCCTTACACCTTTGATTTCGCCACCAGCATGATCGCCCGTGGCGAGATCGAGTTGCACCGCCGCGCAGGCAAGGCAATCCCCGAAGGTTGGGCGATTGACACAAACGGCGCGCCAACAACGGATGCAGCCAAGGCTCTTGAAGGGGCGATGCTGACCTTTGGCGGACATAAGGGATCGGCATTGTCGACCATGATCGGACTGCTAGCCGGGCCGTTGATTGGCGATGTACTGGGGCACGAGACATATGCGGCATCCGAAGATGCACCGGGCAAGCCCCATCATGGTGAAATGATTATCGCGTTTTCACCGGAAACCTTCTTGGGCGCGGATGCGCAGCAACATCTTGATCATGCCGAAGAGCTGTTTGACGAGATCGTCAAACAGGGTGCAAGACTGCCATCGCAACGCCGGTTCGCGGCTCGTGAGCGCAGCCACAAAAACGGGGTGACGATCCCCAGGGCGCTGCATGATGAATTATTGGCTTTGACGGCACCGCAATAA
- a CDS encoding calcium/sodium antiporter has protein sequence MEYLMLLGGLAGLFFGGESLVRGSVGIARKLSMSSLLIGLTVVGFGTSTPELLVSMDAALRGVPDIALGNVIGSNIANILLIVGVSAVVWPIAVSGGTLGRDTAVMLGAAVVLVPFFALGDLGRVAGGFMFAALIGYLVFAYRQSRSEPASSTDLPEAVSNVWLSIVWVVAGLAMLMVGAHYLVEGAVTIARTFGVSEAFIGLTIVAVGTSLPELATSLIAALKKQSEIAIGNIVGSNIFNILGILGLTAVVSPIPVADRFLMFDLPVMIAVSIGLTLMLRRPQIGRIPGIIMLVLYAGYVWAAQ, from the coding sequence ATGGAATATCTGATGTTGCTCGGCGGTTTGGCCGGGCTTTTCTTTGGGGGGGAATCTCTGGTGCGCGGTAGCGTCGGGATCGCCCGCAAACTTTCCATGTCATCGCTTCTGATTGGTTTGACCGTGGTCGGTTTCGGGACATCGACGCCGGAACTGCTTGTCTCCATGGATGCGGCATTGCGTGGTGTGCCTGATATTGCGCTTGGCAACGTAATCGGGTCCAACATTGCCAACATCTTGCTGATCGTTGGTGTTTCTGCCGTGGTTTGGCCAATTGCGGTATCTGGTGGCACGCTTGGTCGCGATACCGCTGTGATGCTTGGTGCTGCTGTCGTGCTGGTGCCGTTCTTTGCGCTTGGTGACCTTGGTCGTGTGGCTGGCGGGTTTATGTTTGCGGCGTTGATTGGTTATCTGGTGTTTGCCTATCGCCAGTCGCGTTCGGAGCCCGCGTCATCGACGGATCTGCCCGAGGCGGTTTCAAATGTTTGGCTGTCAATTGTCTGGGTTGTCGCGGGGCTGGCGATGTTGATGGTTGGCGCCCATTACCTTGTCGAAGGGGCGGTGACCATCGCGCGCACCTTTGGTGTGTCCGAAGCCTTTATCGGGCTTACGATTGTTGCGGTTGGTACGTCCCTGCCAGAGCTGGCGACGTCATTGATTGCTGCGTTGAAGAAGCAATCTGAAATCGCGATTGGCAATATTGTCGGGTCGAACATTTTCAACATTCTGGGGATTCTCGGCCTGACGGCGGTCGTGTCGCCGATTCCGGTGGCAGACCGGTTCCTGATGTTTGATCTTCCGGTGATGATTGCAGTTTCGATTGGCCTGACGCTGATGCTTCGCCGTCCGCAGATTGGCCGGATACCCGGCATTATTATGCTGGTACTGTATGCCGGTTACGTATGGGCAGCCCAGTAA